GGTGCCCGACTTCAGGGTTCGGCCGACGGTGCAGGCCTGATCGACGGCGCGGTTGACGACGACCAGCAGGCGCTCTGCCTCAGCCTCGGTCAACCCGGACAGGTCGACCTCAAGCGTCTCCTCCAGCAGCGGATACCGCTCCTGCTGACGGTCGGCTGCCCCAGACACCCGGATGGTCGCCTTGTAGTCGTCGCCGAGCCGGCGAGCCAGCGGCTGGTCGGTGGCCATCCCGCTGCAGGCGGCGAGCGCGATCTTGAGCAGCTCGCCGGGGGTGAAGACACCGTCGACGTCCTCGGAACCGACGAGTACCTGCGCGCCGCGTGAGCTGTGCCCGGTATAGCGGCGCACCCCGGTGCGTTCGACCCACAGTTGCGTCATGGCTTCTTTCTTACCGTGCCGTCTGGGCCGCGCGAGCGGGCGTCGTGGTACCGCCTTCATGGCGTGTCGGTGGACAAAACGCCCCTTCGCGCAACGAGACCGGTCATCGCCGAAGCCGCGGCCGCGGCTGACACCTCGGGCAATAGAACGACGAGCGGTTCATGAACTTCTCGCGCCGAATCAGCGAGCCGCAGCGCCGGCACGGCTGGTTCTCGCGACCGTAAGCGTCGAGGGAGCGGTTGAAGTACCCCGATTCACCGTTGACGTTGACGTACAACGAATCGAACGAGGTCCCGCCGTGGGCTAGC
This Mycobacterium xenopi DNA region includes the following protein-coding sequences:
- a CDS encoding OsmC family protein; the encoded protein is MTQLWVERTGVRRYTGHSSRGAQVLVGSEDVDGVFTPGELLKIALAACSGMATDQPLARRLGDDYKATIRVSGAADRQQERYPLLEETLEVDLSGLTEAEAERLLVVVNRAVDQACTVGRTLKSGTTVKLEIADGRA